In Natranaerobius thermophilus JW/NM-WN-LF, the genomic stretch TATTGGCTCCAAAGAACTTGAGCATTTTAAATTTTGTTCTCACTTTCTTCCATTGTTTCCAGTAAATCATGCGAATACGCCTTCTCATCCAACTGTCAGTATTTATTAACAGATTCTTCATATCAGCTGGTTTAAAGTAGTTAACCCAACCCATAATGTATCGGCTAAGTTTCTTTGCTCTGGCTTCGTTGCTTATTCCATAACTTCTAGATGTGAGTTCTTTTATTCTCGTTCTCATCTTTGTAACTGATTTAAGATGAACTCTTAATCTGGCTTTTCCTTTATGTCTGTAAAAGCCAAACCCAAGAAATCTTACCTTTCCTACATAGGCAACTACAGTTTTATCTTTATTTACTTTGAGAAATAGTTTATTTTCGATGAAGGGTAGTATGTTCTTCAAGGTGCGTCCGGCACTTCTTCTGCTTTTACAAAAGATTAGCAGGTCGTCCGCATAGCGGACGAATTCGTGCCCCCTTTTCTCAAGTTCTTTATCCAATTCGTGGAGCATTATGTTACTGAGGATAGGGCTAAGAGGCCCGCCCTGGGGCACGCCAACTTCTGTATCCTTATAGGTGTGTTTGATCATTACTCCTGCTCTTAGATATTTGTTGATAAGAGATATTACTCGACCGTCTTTTATTGTCTTAGATAGCACTTCTATCAATTTGCTCTGGTTTACTGTGTCAAAGTATTTCTCCAAGTCCATATCTACTACATATTTGTATCCTTCATTTATGTTTTGTTGACTTTTCTTAATTGCATCATGAGTACTGCGTCCAGGGCGAAAACCATAGCTGTTATCTGAGAATTGCTCCTCATATATTGGAGATAGTACTTGGGCTATTGCTTGTTGGATTACCCTGTCTACCACTGTAGGTATGCCTAATTTTCTTTTCTTCCCATCTTCTTTAGGTATCTCTACCCTTCTGACGGGATTAGGGCGGTATTTACCGTCCAGGACTCTTTGCCTGAGGTGGTCCCCGTTTTCTTTGAGATATTGTAGAAGTTCATCTACTCCCATCCCATCAATCCCGTGAGAGCCTTTGTTGGATTTTATTTTCTTGAATGCTTTATTCATGTTGTCTCTATCCAAAATTTCCTCTAGCAAATTCCCCTTCGACAAGTTTGCATTGGAGATGTTGTTTTCAGTTATCCTTAAAGAACTGTGCACTCCCGCATATCCTTCGTGTTCCGCACTATTCTTCTGCGGTGAGCCTTCTTTGCAGCTTTCGCCTGTCAGAAGTTGGCGGCACTTCATTCCTTTATTGGTAACAGTCATTTACTGATCTCCTCCTAGGTTCATCCCTTCCTTAATGATGTCGACCTCATCAAGTACTATGGAATCTGCTGACTTCTCATGACAAATCTTATTTCAACCGTGGTTCGAAGTTCATCTTGCCACGTCCATGAGACCTCCCACGGTAAGACGATTAACTTTCATTCCATGTACCCACATCATTTACACTGGTATGTCCGTGTAGTTGATTGGACTTCGTTTTGTATTGCAAACTCATCCCATACCTTATGCCTGATGATGTTCGTGTGCCTTGGGTCGGAATTTTGCCTTAAGCTTCCTTCAGATCCCACCTCACGATGGGCACCCTTGCTCTTGGCTAATGGTTGGTAACTACAAACCCCCATAGTGGACTTACACCACCTAGCTAATCGTCATGCATGGCGCACAATAAAAATCCCTGGAAGTTTTTAAATCCAGGGATTTTTTCTTACATTATGAATTTATTTATGGAAAATAATAAAGATGACTAAAATTGATTGGAGGAGTCCATTATGTACTTACCTTATTTTGCCAGTTTATTAATTTTTGGTATTAGCCTGGTATTACTAATACTAATTGTACCTAAAGAGTTTATTATTAATAAACTAATATTTGGTATTGTATTTGGGATTTTACAAGCTATACTATTAATTTATTATATGGAAATCAGATTCGGGTTCTGGGATTTTATCAGAGAGGATATTCTGTATTTAGGTGAATTACCCATTTTTTTATCAGCTACCTGGACTCCTTTAGTTATTATGTTTATTTACTTATTGAAACTGAGTACTCATCTTTTAAGTAGAATTATAGTCCTGATTTTATTTCCCTTGCTATCTACGCTTAGTCACTATGCCTTCGAATTAAATAATATGTTGACATATCAGAACTGGAGTTATTTGGAAACTTTTCTTTTAAGCTTATTAATCCATATGGCTATTATTGGGGGGCTATATTTAGTTGGAGAATTACAGGATAAGAAAAAAACTATTTTTTAAAAATCCCTCCTGCAAAAAAGCAGGAGGGATTTTTTTAGGTTAACTGGCCTATTTTTTAAAACTACTGTATGTTTCCGGTCTAGTGGATTCTTCAGGAGCTTCTTCATCTAAATTATAATAATGTGTTTCCATAAATTCTAAATCGGCATCAAGTCCATCTACGTGATTTTCTAGCATAGCTAGATCTGCGTCCATCTCATCAAAAGCATCAGCAAAATCCTCCAAAACAGAAACAATTTCGCTAATTACTTTGCCTTCCTGACTGTTACTTACCATATTCATTCCATCCATCATGCCTTTAAGGTAGGAAACTCTGTACTGCATTGTATACCTCCTCAAAAAATATATTTAGTGTCGCATATTATTATTCCCCTTTTACCCTTTCAATATATTCACTAGTTCTAGTATCAACTTTGATTATATCACCTTCATTAATAAAGAAAGGTACATTAACAGTTGCACCAGTTTCTAAAGTTGCTGGTTTACTACCTCCTGAAGCTGTATCTCCTTTTACTCCCGGTTCAGTTTCGCTCACTGCCAGTTCGACGAATACCGGCAGTTCAATACTTATTTCTTCTCCATTATGAAACAATACAGTAATTATCATGTTTTCTTTTATAAACTGTGTTTTATCTTCTAACTGATCTTTGGTTAAAGTATACTGCTCAAAGGACTCTGTATCCATAAAGTTATACATATCTCCTGCCGCGTACAGAAATTGCATTTCGCGTTCTTCTAAATGAGCACGTTTTACTTTTTCACCAGCGCGAAAAGTTTTTTCAGATACATTTCCTGATTTCATATGCCTTAGTTTCGTACGAACAAATGCTGCACCTTTACCAGGCTTAACATGTTGAAATTCCACAATACTGTATACTTCTCCATCAACTTCTATTGTCATGCCATTTTTAAAATCATTACTAGTAATCATTACAATACCTCCTTTGTCAACTTTAGTTCCACGGGTACTACTATAATTAAATCTCGATTAAATCCTTAGTTGATCGTGTTAGAACTTCACAGCCTTGTTCTTGAACGAGAACAATATCCTCAATTCGAACACCACCCCATTGAGGAATATACACTCCAGGTTCCACTGTAACCGTCATACCGGGAACTAATTCGTCTTCATGGTTAGGCGAAAGTCTGGGAGATTCATGTACTTTCATCCCCACTCCATGACCTAATCCATGACCAAAATAATTGCCATAATCCTCTTTTTCAATAGTTAATCTGGCAAAGCTATCCGCTTCTTTACCCGTTAATCCAGCATGGATATTATCTAAAGCATTCATCTGAGCTTGAAATACGAGATCATATATCTTTTTCTGTTCTTCACTAGCTTTTCCTAAAACTACTGTTCTAGTCATATCAGAGCAATAACCTTGATATTTTGCTCCAAAATCCATTTTAATAAATTCACCATTCTGGATTTTTTTATTTGACGCTACTCCATGGGGTAATGATGATCGGTGTCCACTGGCTACAATTATATCAAAAGAAATGTCTTCTGCCCCTTGTTTTTTCATAAAGTATTCAAGTTCAAGAGCCAAGTCTCGCTCAGTAACTCCTTCTTCAATAAAATTAACAATATGTACAAAAGCTTCATCGGCTATATGAATAGCCTTTGATAAGATTTCCACTTCTTCTTTGTCCTTTATTTTTCTTAATTCTGACACTAAATCTTTTTCTGGTATTATGTCAGCTTCAAGATTTTCTTGATACCTTTCGTAATCTTCATAAGTGATATGATTTTTTTCTAGATAAATTTGATCAATATTAAGTTTTTTTAGTAATTCATTAAGAGTTTTGACCATGGGAAATTCGTGCTTAATTACTTTAAAGTCTTTTGGAATTTGCTCTTCAGCTTGCTCCACATATCTAAAGTCTGTTAAAAAATAACTTTCATCTTGTGTGACCAGTATAAAGCCACTACTTCCAGTGAAGCCAGTTAAGTAACGACAATTTTCTTGTTTTGTTACAAACAGGGCTGGGATATCATGCTCTGACATTTTCCCTCGCAACCTATTTAGTCTGTCCATTTTAGACATACTAACCCTCCTTAGTTTTGATAAAAGCATTTAAAGCCAATAAATATCCGGCAAAACCCATACCAGAGATTTGACCTTTAGCAACAGGTGCAATTACTGAATGACTTCTAAAACTCTCGCGATTAAAAATGTTAGAAATATGTACTTCGATAACTGGCTTAGAAATAGCTGCTATAGCATCTCTTATAGCTATACTATAATGGGTGTAAGCCCCTGGATTAATTATAACCCCTTGGGCGTAATTATTAGCCTCTTGTAATTTGGTTATAATATCTCCTTCGCTATTGAATTGAAAAATTTCTACTTCTATACCTAGCGATTCACTTTCTTTAATGATTGAGCTATTTAATTCTTCTAATGTTTGGGTGCCATAGTGTTCAGATTCTCGATTACCTAGCATATTAATATTAGGGCCGTGGATGACATAGATTTTCAAACAGTCAGCCTCCTTTTATGATCACTAGTTATTCGCTTCTCAAATGACCTAATTTTAATAATTTATTAATCCTGAAATAATTGAGTTGATAGATAGCGTTCCCCAGTATCTGGTAAAACAGTTACTATTTTGGATCCAGGGTACCGACTGGCAATTTCTTGGGCAGCGAAATAAGCCGCTCCAGCTGAAATACCAGTCAATATACCATGTTGTTTAGATAATAATTTTGCACTATCAATGGCATCTTGATCACTAACTGGTATAATTTCGTCTATTATATTAAAATCCAAGACTTTAGGAATAAAACCAGCACCAATTCCCTGGATTTTGTGGGGAGCAGGATCTTTTCCTGTAAGCACTTGTGATTTTTGTGGCTCTATTGCAATATTTTTGATTTTGGGAAATTTTGCTTTTAAAGCCTGTCCCACACCGGTAATAGTACCTCCTGTACCAACTCCAGCCACAAAAAAATCTGGCTCAATATCTCCAAGGTTTGCAATTATTTCACGGCCAGTTGTATGATAATGAATTTTAGGGTTTTCTGGATTATCAAATTGTTGAGGCATAAAACTTTTAAGATACTCTTCCTGTAGTTCTTGAGCTTTTTTAACTGCTCCACCCATGCCTTCATTGCCAGGGGTTAAAACTAGTTCAGCTCCTAATCCTGCCAGTAACCCTCTTCTCTCTAAACTCATAGAATCAGGCATAACAAGTTGTAATCTATATCCCTTTGAAGCAGCCACTATTGCTAGACCAATACCTGTGTTTCCACTAGTTGGTTCTATAATAGTTGTTTCCGAATCAATCTTACCTTTTTCCTCACCAGCTTGTACCATACTTAAAGAAATCCTATCTTTTACACTTCCCCCTGGATTAAAGTATTCTAACTTAGCATAAATTTGGGCTCCATCGTTACCGGCAAGTGCAACCATGGGAGTATCCCCAATTGAGTTAATGATATTATTAGCAACCATTTAAATCACTCCTATACATATAGCCATTAGAGTATAATTTACTGTAAATTTGATTAGCAACTTCTTGAGGAGTTAACTTATCAGTCCATATTAAATGGTCTCCCTTCTCATAGTATTCCAATCTGTTAATTAATAATTGTTTTATTTTTAAAAATTTATCATTTGTATTGAGTAAAGGTCTAGTCTCATCATACTTTAATCTATCATATATAGTTTTTGGACTAGCTAACAACGAAAAAGTTACTGAATTCTTATCCATTACATACCAGTTATGTTCTCTAATTACAATCCCTCCACCTGTAGTAATTATACATGGAGATTTCTCATTTACCAGTTTTGTTAGAATATCTGTTTCCTGGTCTCTAAAATAATTTTCTCCATAATGTTTGAAAATATCGTTGATATTCATACCTGTACGACTGACAATTATTTTATCAGTATCATAACAAGGTACGTTCATCATATTTGACAGTATTTGACCACTATGTGTTTTTCCTGTTCCCATAAAACCCAATAATACTACATGTATTTTTAATTGATTTAAATTTAATCTGGCCATTACTTACCCCTCACAAAAAATTTTAATGTCTAGGCTGAGTTTTAACTTGATCAATCGCTTTAATTATAGCAGTAGTCACATCTGTAGAAAATTGTACAAACAAGGAATCAATCTTTGAAAAGACTTCACCTTTTTCCGTTACTACATATCTCGGTGGTAAATCATTTAAAGCCAAAGCCATAATATCTAGTTTACATTGTTGGCAATCACAAACTTCTTTCCTGTCTGTTAGAATTTCTTCTAATTTCTTTTCAACTACTTTTTCCATATAATTTTGTAACTTTAAATCACTCATAAATTCTCCTCCAATAATTAAAGTTTGTAGCTATCCAATCATTTAGTTTTCCTCACTCTACCAGAGACGGCTGCTACTACAATATAACGACTATCTCCGCGAGAATTGCTAATACCTATTTTGGCCCCTCCCCAACGAGGAGTTCCATTAGCTGTAAAGATTATCATTGAATTAAAAGGATCGAATCCCCCAGTGTTAACTGTACAAAATTCTAAACCTGCGGGTAAAGTTTTAATACTTGTCCCTTCTCCTGGCAACATCACTACATAATTGTTTTGAACCCCAATAAAAGGAAAACTTATCCTGGATAACTCTTCGGTTTTAATAGCCTGCATCTTAGCCTGACGAATTTCATTGTAAAGCTTATTCTGGGCTGCCTCAAGTATAAAATAGTCAATTAACTGGTACAAACCAGTTACCGCTAAAGTTCCTAAGATTCCTAAAATTAGTACCACACATAATATTTCTAGCAGTGTAAAACCTTTTTGGCCTACTATATTACTGTACATTATCTTGTACCCTTTTTATATCTTCAACATCCTTTAGTGTCCTTCCTTCACTAATTGAGATATTATCATAGAAAATTTCAAGTTCCATTTCAACTGATACGTATTTATTGTCGTCACTACCGGTATTCACACTTTCTTTAATATGTAATCCTCGTAAACTGAACAATCTATCCAAATTAGATAAATCATCGATCACCTGTTTGATATCATAATAATGACCTTCGATTTTATGTAATAAAATCAAACTTTTTATCTCTGGTAAGTTATTAGAGCCGGAGAAAATGTTAACCGAGTTTACAGAAACATTGTTAAGCTCCATTAATGAATAAAGATTAGAATAACTATATTCCAACTCCTTATTCCCTGGGACTAATGCTTGTAAATGTTTTATTTCATCTAAAAAGTTAACTTGTTGTTGTTTCAAACTATCTTCAAAATTGATAGAACTCATCTGTTTTTTACTATGCTCTTTAGTTTCGGTCAAATGTAAATTTAATTCCTGGTTTTTTTCTGTTAACGGCATATACAATAAATTCCAGAAAAACAAAAATATCAACAGTAACAGTACTATAAATATCAATATCTGCTCTCTGATGCTTAATTGGAATAATTTTTTTGTTACCAAATCAAAGTAATAGTTCACTGACTTTCATCTCCTTTTCTATCTTCGTTCAGTATACCCTGTAGAATAAAATGATAACTACCGTATCTGTAGTCCAAATTCTTTAATTCAACTTTTATATCTCTTTCTAGAGAATTGAGCTCTTCTTTAAATAATAATGTATGATATACAGATGAACTGTGTCCCACTATTTTGATTGTTGGCAAATCTTTAGCATTAAAATCTATTAAACTAACTTCTTTAGGTAAAATTTCTTCAATTTCTTTGAAAATACTGGGCCAATCAATTTGCTGTGATAATAATAAATCTATGTGATCTTTCTTTTTCAAGTAGAGATTTTTTATATCCTCAATTTGATGTTTTTCGGTAATATCACCCTTCTCCTGAGAAAACATAGTTAGTTGTTGATCCAAAGTTCTATTCTTTAAATATAAGTTTGTCACAATTAGTATCAGGATGAAAACGTATACAATTATAACAATTAACCCTAATTTCCTTTTCTTAATGACTAATTCATTATCTATTAATTCTTGTGGTCTTAAATCTATTTTAATATTCAGTTATAACCACCTCCGCAAAGCAAGCCCTGTTGCTACACAATAAGAAACTTTATCTTGTAAGACAGAAGAATTTAAATTGACCACGTCAATTTTTTGAAAAGGATTGATTAATTGGTGTTTCAAAACCAAGTTATTGTTAATCACTTCAGTGTTGATTACATGCTTTTCAATAAATTGATGGCAGTCTCCAGTTAAAAACAAAGTTCTCGGATTACCAGACGAAAGCCCTTCAAAATTGATATAATTTAAAGAACTTTCGATTTCCAGTATTATTTTTTCCCAGGTAAGTTGATTTTGTATATCGAAATTTATTAGATTTACATTTCTACATAAAATATATTTATTTTCTTCTAAAAAAATTAGTGACACGTAGTTAGTATTAATATTGACAATAATGTTTATTTGTTGAGATTCTGTGGTTAGATCATTACTATATGTATAATTTACCATCCTTAGGATTGAAAAAACATCAACTTCTAATGCTGAGATGATTAGTCCAGCATCCTTAAATACACGACAATAATCATTTATTTGTTCCTTCTGGGCTGCTACTATTAAAACTTTTGTATTAGTTTCACTTCTATTTAAGATAAACCAGTCTACAACCACATTATCCCATGGAAGAATTAATTGGGTTTCTATCCGTAGTTTAATAGCCGAATCTATATCTTTTTTTGACATATTTGGCAATTGAATGGTTTTAATTATTATATCTTTAGATTTTATGGCAAAATAAATCTGTTTTTTTGTTAAACTATTAGCTACAAAATATTCTCTTAATCTATCTATCCTACTTTGCAAAAAATCGACGGTATCCTGGTTCCCTTGATCTTGAATATTAATGTCTTCTATCTTTTTACATATAATTTTGTTACCCCTTTTACCTAATTGGACTATTTTTAGACCGTGACTATCAAAATTTACTCCAATAGCGTTTTGATCAAATAAACCAAAAGCCTTTGAATATGTCATATTTACCTCCTAAAAGGGTAGTTAAAATCACTCAACTTTAATTGATATAGTGAATTAAAATCTTTTTTATCTGGAGCATACAATCGTAAGTTTTCACAATCTGAGGTAACTCTACCTCTTGGGGTAATAAAACTACCCTTGAGCGAAATATTTCCACCAATAAAGCTGATCCCTGTATCCTTTGATTCAGAGTAAATTAACACAGGGGCTCCATTAATATAATGACGCTTATTATCTTTTAATTTTATTTCTCCTTGCGAAAGAATTACAACTGTTTTTTCTTCACTGATAGATAGAACATTTTCGCTAACAATAACCTGACTGTGCGAGTAATCATCTTCAAGGGCTACTAATACAAAGGGGTCACTGGGAATTGAATCAAGTTTGACATCTCCTGTATGGACTACAATATTATCATGATTCCATTTATCAATGTTTTCTAGGACTGGCGCTAACTCAGTCAAATCCTGATTGCTATCAAGGTAATATGTTTCTCCATAAATAGTGTCTTCACATAAGTCTGAAGTTTTGGCTGTAATCACATATTCGTAATAATTTTCTAAAAAGATTAAGGAGTCCGAAAGAATAAATTCTTGTTCAATTAATGCTTCGCTAGTCGTAATCGCATCGTAATAATAACCTTTTGAAGTGACTTTCACTCCTTTGGCATCAATTTGAGACAGTTCTAGTTCAAAAATTGGCTGCTGATTTTGTTGCTTCATAACGAAGTCCATATAATCTTGGTTATGTAAGTTGCTATTGATATCTGTTGTACCTTCCCAATCCTTTTTTAATGAAAATAAGGCATATTCTAAACCCGCTTCGGCATTATAGGCGGCTTGAATCCCATCTCCATCTCCAACAGATATAGTGTTTGTAAAAACTGAAATTTCTAAAAGCACTATTCCAGTTATTATTAGAATCATTAATATTACCAGGCTCAACACTGTCATTGAACCAGTTTCATTGTTGATCTTTTTTCTTTTAGTTATTCCCCTAGCTTTGTTCATCAACTAATTTCTTGGTAACACAAAGGTAGATAAGTGATTATGCTCTCCATTTTTGTGCACCTCCAAAGTAATTTTAATCATATCCCAATCTGACTGATCTCTCGAAACTGTTAACACTTTTCCATCAATCAAAACCACTTTTTCAAATTTTAATTTACTAATATTCGATGCGATAGGATTATGATGCTGATTTCTTAAATCATTAGTCAGTTTATGATGATAGTACCTCGTCTCTCCCAAGTCTATATCACTATTAGAGTTGAATTTAATACTATCTTTTTGGGAAATTTTGATATTTTCCACCATTCTATTCATAGCGTAACGAGCGTCCTGCTGTGTATCAGCATTATCTAAGCCAACCTGCCAGCTTTTTATAGCTACATTGAACAATATAAAAAATCCACTTGATAGCATACCAAAGATAACCAAGGTTATGAGTAGTTCAAATAATGTAAAGCCCTTTTTATCAGTAAGTATGTTTTTCAAGAAATCACCTGCTAGTCTGTAAGGTGTTTACATAGTAGTGAGAAGTTTTTCCCGTTTCATCTTCCCACTCTATCAGGACTTCAATTAACAATAGTTTACAATCTTGGATTTCATCTAAAACAGTAGTCTCTATTACAATTTCGAAATTTGGATTTAATGACACAGGTTCGTCGTTCTGCATTATTTCCTCATATGTTTTATTTTTTAAAACTTCCAGTTCTCCCTTGGCTAGATAACTGGCCTCACTATAGGTTCCAGAATGAGAGATTCCTTTTACGCCTTGAATAGTAAGAGCAATTATTGGACCTGCAATCAATGCTAAAATAACTAAACTAATCAATAATTCCAATAAAATAAAACCAGATTTCTTTAAAGTTGTAATTTCATTACTTGATCTCAAATTCATATCATTACCCCTCAATTAATCTGAGTTTTTTAGAAAATTTTCCATAATTCAATAACAGGTATGATAACAGCCAAGACAAGTAATCCGATTATTAAGGACATAATTAATATCATTAATGGCTCTATTAAAGCCGTTATTTGTTTGACATTTAAACTCAATTCCCTCTCGTATAAATTAGCAATTCGTTTCAATGTTTCATCTAGGGTCCCTGTTTCTTCTCCTACAGATATCAATCTGTTGCATAGATCTGGGAAAGTTTCCAATCCACACATACAATATGTCATCCTCTGGCCTTCCTGTATACCGTGAATAATTTTATCTATATCTCTTCGTATTTTTAGATTACTGACAACATTTTTTCCAATACTCAAGGAGTTTTTCAGAGGGACTCCACTTTCCAAAAGCATTGCGGCAGTTCTAGTTAAACGAGCAACATTCGCTTTTATAACTAAATCACCAAAAACAGGTATTTTTAATTTCACAGAATCAAGTATCAGCCGAGCTCCAAATCTTCGAAATATATAAACGCACAAAAACATTAACAAGATAGCCAGGACAAAGATAAGTGAAAAGTTTTCAGTCATCCAAATCCCTGAATCAAAAATCATTCTCGTGATAAAAGGTAACTCTGCACCCTGAGCTTCAAACAAATTGATAAATTGTGGGAAAATTACTGTTAATAAAATATAAACTACTACCATAGCTAATATGATTAGTAAAATTGGATAACTAATAGCAGATTTTAGTTTTTGAGATAAAGTATATTCCTGTTCGTAATGTAATGCCAAACGATCTAAAATTTCGTCCAAGCGTCCCGATTCTTCTCCAGCTCCCACCATTTCCGTAATAAGCCATGGAAAGGTTTCACTGGCATCTGAAAAAGCTTCTCGTAAACTTTTACCAGAGTTTAGAGATTTTATTACTATGGTTAGTCCCCTGGTCAGATTTTTATTTCCTAATTGTTGTGTTTGCAAGTCAAGACTTTCAATAACAGGAATCCCACACCTAACCATTGTGGAAAATTGGCTAGTAAATAGCATTAATTCTTTAGATGTGAC encodes the following:
- a CDS encoding type IV pilus modification PilV family protein; its protein translation is MNLRSSNEITTLKKSGFILLELLISLVILALIAGPIIALTIQGVKGISHSGTYSEASYLAKGELEVLKNKTYEEIMQNDEPVSLNPNFEIVIETTVLDEIQDCKLLLIEVLIEWEDETGKTSHYYVNTLQTSR
- a CDS encoding type II secretion system F family protein, whose translation is MIKYYYRAKSWTGEEIKGFITADSRETAILNLTNENFCLIELKNYSKRDSLFEYIRKFLDPVTSKELMLFTSQFSTMVRCGIPVIESLDLQTQQLGNKNLTRGLTIVIKSLNSGKSLREAFSDASETFPWLITEMVGAGEESGRLDEILDRLALHYEQEYTLSQKLKSAISYPILLIILAMVVVYILLTVIFPQFINLFEAQGAELPFITRMIFDSGIWMTENFSLIFVLAILLMFLCVYIFRRFGARLILDSVKLKIPVFGDLVIKANVARLTRTAAMLLESGVPLKNSLSIGKNVVSNLKIRRDIDKIIHGIQEGQRMTYCMCGLETFPDLCNRLISVGEETGTLDETLKRIANLYERELSLNVKQITALIEPLMILIMSLIIGLLVLAVIIPVIELWKIF